In one Cronobacter dublinensis subsp. dublinensis LMG 23823 genomic region, the following are encoded:
- the mutY gene encoding A/G-specific adenine glycosylase gives MQAQQFSRQVLDWYDKYGRKTLPWQQEKTPYKVWLSEVMLQQTQVTTVIPYFERFMARFPDVTALANAPLDDVLHLWTGLGYYARARNLHKAAQQVATLHGGKFPETFEEVAALPGVGRSTAGAVLSLSLGKHFPILDGNVKRVLARCYAVEGWPGKKEVENRLWQISETVTPADGVARFNQAMMDLGAMVCTRSKPKCEICPLNSGCEAYAHQSYAKYPGKKPKQTLPEKTGYFLLLQHEEALLLHQRPPVGLWGGLYCFPQFESETALRDWLHARGISADGLTQLTAFRHTFSHFHLDIVPMWLGVQQTAACMDEATGLWYNLAQPPAVGLAAPVERLLQQVRAEPVASRPARAIHED, from the coding sequence ATGCAGGCACAGCAGTTCTCCCGCCAGGTGCTCGACTGGTACGACAAATATGGGCGCAAAACCCTTCCCTGGCAGCAGGAAAAAACCCCTTACAAAGTATGGCTCTCGGAAGTGATGTTGCAACAAACGCAGGTCACGACGGTTATCCCGTATTTTGAACGCTTTATGGCGCGCTTTCCTGACGTCACGGCGCTCGCGAACGCGCCGCTCGACGATGTGCTGCACCTGTGGACCGGCCTTGGCTATTACGCCCGCGCCCGCAATTTACATAAAGCGGCGCAGCAGGTGGCGACGCTGCACGGCGGCAAATTCCCTGAAACCTTCGAAGAAGTGGCGGCGCTGCCGGGCGTCGGGCGCTCGACGGCCGGCGCGGTGCTGTCGTTATCGCTTGGCAAACACTTTCCTATCCTCGACGGCAACGTGAAACGCGTGCTCGCGCGCTGTTACGCGGTCGAAGGCTGGCCGGGTAAAAAGGAAGTGGAAAACCGCCTGTGGCAGATAAGCGAAACGGTGACCCCGGCTGACGGCGTGGCGCGCTTTAACCAGGCGATGATGGATCTCGGCGCGATGGTTTGCACGCGCTCGAAACCGAAATGCGAGATCTGCCCGCTCAATAGCGGCTGCGAGGCTTACGCGCATCAGAGCTATGCGAAATACCCCGGTAAGAAACCCAAACAGACACTGCCGGAGAAAACCGGCTATTTTCTGCTGCTCCAGCACGAAGAGGCGCTGCTGCTGCACCAGCGCCCGCCGGTGGGGCTGTGGGGCGGCCTTTACTGTTTTCCGCAGTTTGAGAGTGAAACCGCGCTGCGCGACTGGCTGCATGCCCGCGGCATTTCCGCCGACGGCCTGACGCAGCTCACCGCGTTTCGCCACACCTTCAGCCATTTCCATCTGGATATTGTGCCGATGTGGCTTGGCGTGCAGCAGACCGCCGCCTGCATGGATGAAGCGACGGGTCTCTGGTATAACTTAGCCCAGCCGCCTGCGGTGGGCCTCGCCGCTCCCGTTGAGCGCCTGTTACAGCAAGTGCGCGCAGAGCCGGTGGCGTCCCGCCCCGCTCGCGCCATTCATGAGGATTAA
- the trmB gene encoding tRNA (guanosine(46)-N7)-methyltransferase TrmB: protein MNNDVISPEFDENGRALRRIRSFVRRQGRLTKGQQHALDHYWPVMGVEYRAEPLDFVALFGRDAPVTLEIGFGMGSSLVEMAKTNPQQNFLGIEVHSPGVGACLSAAHDEGVENLRVMCHDAVEVLEKMIPDGSLHMVQLFFPDPWHKARHNKRRIVQVPFAQLVLSKLQPGGVFHMATDWEPYAEHMLEVMSSVEGYENLSQTQDYVPRPASRPVTKFEQRGHRLGHGVWDLMFGRVK, encoded by the coding sequence ATGAATAACGACGTCATTTCACCGGAATTTGATGAAAACGGCCGCGCGCTGCGCCGGATTCGCAGCTTCGTCCGCCGCCAGGGGCGCCTGACCAAAGGGCAGCAGCACGCGCTGGACCACTACTGGCCGGTGATGGGCGTTGAATATCGCGCAGAGCCGCTCGATTTCGTGGCGCTGTTTGGCCGCGACGCGCCGGTGACGCTGGAAATCGGCTTCGGCATGGGCTCTTCGCTTGTGGAAATGGCGAAAACCAATCCGCAGCAGAATTTCTTAGGTATTGAAGTGCACTCGCCGGGCGTGGGCGCCTGCCTGAGCGCCGCGCATGACGAGGGCGTCGAAAACCTGCGCGTGATGTGTCATGACGCGGTCGAAGTGCTGGAAAAAATGATCCCCGACGGCTCGCTGCATATGGTGCAGCTCTTCTTCCCGGATCCGTGGCACAAAGCGCGCCACAACAAGCGTCGCATCGTACAGGTGCCGTTCGCGCAGCTGGTACTAAGTAAATTGCAGCCCGGCGGCGTGTTCCATATGGCGACCGACTGGGAACCTTATGCTGAACATATGCTCGAAGTAATGTCCTCGGTGGAAGGGTATGAGAACCTGTCCCAGACTCAGGATTATGTACCACGCCCGGCTTCGCGCCCGGTGACCAAATTTGAACAGCGTGGCCATCGTCTTGGCCACGGCGTATGGGACTTAATGTTCGGGAGAGTAAAATAA
- a CDS encoding YggN family protein, with product MMRKALLGVLLVTAMQAQAEYKCSVTPRDDVVLKPQMVQVVGENGDLVIGPDGAVKFNGKAVTLSAAQRQQALDYQKALRATLPWVDQGALSRVEKGRVALDKIIAKEVGENSSMRGRLTKLDAQLKTQMNRIIEHRDDGLTFHYKAIDQVRADGQQLVNQAMGGILQDSINEMGAKAVLKGGGNPLEGVLGSLGGLQTAIQNEWKNQEADFQQFGHEVCTRTIQLEEQRQALVGSFK from the coding sequence ATGATGCGTAAAGCGCTGCTGGGCGTATTGCTGGTGACGGCGATGCAGGCCCAGGCGGAATACAAATGCAGCGTCACGCCGCGCGACGACGTGGTGCTTAAGCCCCAGATGGTTCAGGTGGTGGGCGAAAACGGCGATCTGGTCATTGGCCCGGATGGCGCGGTGAAGTTTAACGGTAAAGCGGTCACGCTCTCTGCCGCCCAGCGCCAGCAGGCGCTCGACTATCAAAAAGCGCTGCGCGCCACGCTGCCGTGGGTCGATCAGGGCGCGCTGTCGCGCGTCGAGAAAGGCCGCGTCGCGCTGGATAAAATTATTGCGAAAGAAGTGGGCGAAAACAGCAGCATGCGTGGGCGCCTGACTAAGCTTGACGCGCAGCTGAAAACGCAGATGAACCGGATCATCGAACATCGCGACGACGGGCTGACGTTCCACTATAAAGCCATCGATCAGGTGCGCGCCGACGGCCAGCAACTGGTGAATCAGGCGATGGGCGGCATTCTTCAGGACAGCATCAACGAAATGGGCGCTAAAGCGGTGCTGAAAGGCGGCGGCAATCCGCTGGAAGGCGTGCTCGGCAGCCTCGGCGGCCTGCAAACCGCTATTCAGAATGAATGGAAAAACCAGGAAGCGGATTTCCAGCAGTTCGGGCACGAAGTCTGTACCCGCACTATCCAGCTTGAAGAGCAGCGCCAGGCGCTGGTCGGCAGCTTTAAGTAA
- a CDS encoding YggL family protein produces the protein MAKNRSRRLRKKMHIDEFQELGFTVTWRFPQGATDEQINTTVDELINEAIEPNGLAFGGSGNQAWEGLVFRQQIGKCTDEDRDVVRKWLEARGMTDVQVSELVDIWWD, from the coding sequence ATGGCGAAGAACCGTAGCCGTCGTCTGCGTAAAAAGATGCACATCGACGAATTTCAGGAACTGGGCTTTACGGTAACCTGGCGTTTCCCGCAGGGCGCCACGGATGAGCAGATCAACACCACGGTCGATGAGCTTATCAACGAGGCTATCGAGCCAAACGGTCTGGCCTTTGGCGGCAGCGGCAACCAGGCCTGGGAAGGGCTGGTGTTCCGCCAGCAGATTGGCAAATGCACCGATGAAGATCGTGACGTCGTGCGCAAGTGGCTGGAAGCGCGCGGCATGACGGATGTGCAGGTCAGCGAGCTGGTCGACATCTGGTGGGATTAA
- a CDS encoding oxidative damage protection protein — MSRTIFCTFLQRDAEGQDFQLYPGELGKRIYNEVSKEAWAQWQQKQTMLINEKKLNMMNPEHRKLLEQEMVNFLFEGKEVHIEGYTPPEQQ, encoded by the coding sequence ATGAGCAGAACCATTTTTTGTACTTTCCTTCAGCGCGACGCCGAAGGCCAGGATTTCCAGCTCTATCCGGGCGAACTGGGTAAGCGTATTTATAACGAAGTCTCAAAGGAAGCCTGGGCGCAGTGGCAGCAGAAGCAAACCATGCTTATCAACGAGAAGAAACTCAACATGATGAACCCGGAGCATCGCAAGCTGCTGGAGCAGGAAATGGTGAACTTCCTGTTTGAAGGCAAAGAGGTGCACATCGAAGGCTACACGCCGCCGGAACAACAGTAA